The following are from one region of the Lytechinus variegatus isolate NC3 chromosome 4, Lvar_3.0, whole genome shotgun sequence genome:
- the LOC121412920 gene encoding juvenile hormone acid O-methyltransferase-like — protein sequence YIYFLIFKSGLFLKQSKRKMNTDTVDMARYYDAISSVYVQNRIRDEDMKWIDFDENDDVLDVGCGSGRLCKMLSPRVNSVTGLDISPGMIEYAKMENSGPNIHFFQEDAQTFGPLLTDWRGSFNKILSMTALHWCFDKENVLRNVFQCLKPGGLFLLGFVTRSQLLTQHRSYGETCDAWIRKHAQWGQYLQECNYEVFPIKSTESFLDLMRSVGFVIRRSEVKQSPWVEWKESDVKKQLRCLFYPIKYIPAEHHDEFIDDVYKHMRDVTPKRSGNVFYGDMGRSEHMTIVATKE from the exons tacatttattttttaattttcaaaagtggtttatttctaaaacagagcaaaagaaaaatgaatacagATACGGTGGACATGGCAAGATATTACGATGCCATTAGCTCGGTTTACGTCCAGAATCGGATTCGTGACGAAGATATGAAGTGGATCGATTTCGATGAAAACGACGACGTGCTCGATGTTGGATGCGGTTCTGGGAGATTGTGTAAAATGCTGTCCCCTCGAGTAAACTCAGTTACTG GTTTAGACATTTCTCCTGGCATGATAGAATACGCAAAGATGGAAAACTCGGGGCCCAACATTCACTTCTTTCAAGAAGATGCGCAGACGTTCGGTCCTCTCCTTACCGACTGGCGGGGAAGTTTTAACAAGATCCTGAGTATGACAGCTCTTCATTGGTGCTTCGACAAGGAGAATGTATTGAGGAATGTCTTCCAGTGTCTTAAACCTGGTGGTCTATTCCTCCTTGGCTTCGTTACACGGTCTCAACTCTTAACACAACATAGATCCTACGGTGAAACTTGCGATGCTTGGATTCGAAAGCATGCACAATGGGGACAATATCTACAG GAGTGCAACTACGAGGTATTTCCAATAAAAAGCACTGAGAGCTTTCTAGACCTTATGAGATCAGTGGGTTTCGTCATTAGACGTTCAGAGGTGAAGCAATCCCCTTGGGTTGAATGGAAGGAAAGTGATGTCAAAA AACAATTGCGTTGCCTATTTTACCCGATAAAGTACATCCCTGCGGAACACCACGATGAATTCATCGATGACGTATATAAGCATATGCGTGACGTCACACCTAAGAGAAGTGGCAATGTCTTCTATGGTGACATGGGTAGAAGTGAACACATGACCATTGTGGCTACCAAAGAATGA
- the LOC121413738 gene encoding monocarboxylate transporter 10-like gives MTRRSVPTSVPEGGWGWIVCLASCWTNGVVFGVINSFGVLYVVMLELEGADAFKTSWIGAVCAGLTFFMSPFASIITDKLGCRPAAVIGSALALAGVLASSFATKIEHMYITYGFAMGLGFAIAYQPSLYILGIYFQKRLGVANGLVTFGSAIFTIVLPIAMREILNNHGLGPCLWFQSSIIFVMLVGSLTFRPRPEAVEVLDLKEDYTSVQRTDDDSDLQENIGCCRRLCRRLKCSKCSCSSIIDVSIWKERNYRIWAIGVPLGLFGYFVPFFHLVKHVNDTLPEARAEVLIMCLGATSGLGRLVSGFLSDHPKINPVYIQQIAFLVIGVSTTLMPVIRNFIGLCILILIMGVFDGAFVSMMGPIAFNLVGPQRASQAIGSVLGLMSIPMMIGPPVAGLIYDMTGTYTIAFICSGVPPIVTACILFLLRPDSNEKDVDGEKTDAATEKEREAMMPQGATSAMATKEMEAMMGNDSRDEIAGIGRLRGGSTDDAGFDDRRGLEDDRGRRRSYRRDILSPSDTRIIMEKHDSHSNGNHHPNGVRSNGEIYRYAGVFTEGFGSKGVLANAYGLEEEGSRSPYAQRNRNQSNHHGNQNGRVRKGNKFEMNGIVHRIDSHTDELGTMINIMDRETTV, from the exons CATGGATCGGTGCGGTCTGCGCAGGACTCACATTCTTCATGTCCCCTTTCGCCAGTATCATCACGGACAAACTCGGTTGCCGACCCGCGGCTGTCATAGGTAGCGCCCTTGCTCTTGCTGGTGTCCTAGCCAGTTCGTTCGCAACCAAAATAGAACACATGTACATTACGTATGGATTTGCTATGGGTCTAGGCTTTGCCATCGCCTATCAACCCTCCCTTTACATCCTTGGGATATACTTTCAGAAGCGCCTAGGTGTCGCAAACGGTCTGGTCACCTTCGGCAGTGCCATCTTCACCATTGTCTTACCCATTGCCATGAGGGAGATCCTCAACAACCATGGACTTGGACCTTGCCTTTGGTTCCAGAGCTCCATCATCTTCGTCATGCTTGTTGGCAGTCTGACCTTTCGACCTCGACCGGAAGCGGTTGAGGTCCTGGACCTGAAGGAGGACTATACTTCCGTCCAGAGGACAGATGATGATAGTGACCTTCAGGAAAATATAGGATGCTGTAGGAGGCTGTGCAGGAGATTGAAATGTAGCAAGTGTTCTTGTAGCAGTATAATTGATGTCAGTATATGGAAGGAGAGGAACTACAGGATATGGGCCATAGGGGTCCCGCTAGGACTCTTTGGATATTTCGTGCCTTTCTTTCATTTG GTGAAACATGTCAATGACACACTTCCTGAAGCAAGAGCGGAGGTTCTTATCATGTGCCTTGGTGCTACATCGGGACTCGGTCGACTTGTCTCAGGATTCTTAAGTGACCATCCAAAGATCAACCCCGTCTATATCCAACAG ATCGCCTTCCTTGTCATCGGCGTCTCGACAACGCTGATGCCCGTCATTCGAAACTTCATTGGTCTTTGCATTCTCATCCTCATTATGGGAGTTTTCGATGGTGCGTTCGTCTCGATGATGGGTCCCATTGCCTTCAATCTGGTGGGGCCGCAGAGGGCGTCCCAGGCAATCGGAAGTGTCCTGGGTCTCATGTCCATTCCGATGATGATTGGTCCTCCGGTAGCAG GTTTGATTTACGACATGACCGGTACTTACACAATCGCCTTCATCTGCTCAGGTGTACCTCCCATCGTCACCGCCTGCATCCTCTTTCTCCTTCGACCCGACTCGAACGAAAAGGACGTCGACGGCGAGAAGACCGACGCTGCCACAGAGAAAGAGCGAGAGGCAATGATGCCCCAGGGGGCAACGTCGGCGATGGCGACCAAGGAGATGGAAGCAATGATGGGAAATGACTCCAGGGATGAGATAGCTGGGATAGGTAGGCTTCGAGGAGGGAGCACAGACGATGCAGGCTTCGATGACAGACGTGGTTTAGAGGATGACCGCGGAAGGAGGAGGAGTTATAGGAGAGATATTCTGTCACCAAGCGACACTCGCATCATCATGGAAAAACATGATTCGCACAGCAATGGTAATCATCATCCAAACGGCGTCCGTAGCAACGGAGAAATCTACAGATACGCTGGGGTCTTTACAGAGGGGTTCGGCAGCAAAGGCGTTCTAGCCAATGCGTATGGGCTGGAAGAGGAGGGGAGTAGATCGCCGTATGCGCAGCGGAATCGAAACCAAAGCAATCACCATGGAAACCAGAATGGGCGTGTCCGCAAGGGTAACAAATTCGAGATGAATGGGATCGTTCACAGAATAGACTCTCACACAGATGAACTTGGGACTATGATCAACATCATGGACAGGGAAACAACTGTATAA